The Bacteroidota bacterium genome includes a region encoding these proteins:
- a CDS encoding LTA synthase family protein, whose protein sequence is MREQLFHIQVLLKRLGILLLLYSVCRVLFFIFNKDLFPHIPPGDFLQIMFHGMRFDISSIIYVNFIFILMHILPSPWFDKNWYQRILRILFYVFNGIALMLEACDFIYYRYGLKRTSTHELGLTSDTNILPQVIQDYWIVFVIAFLLVAAIEYLYRKTDLHRAKKLKFTLPRLIHYPYQLVFMLVILVFSVIGARGGIQAKPLSPNSASLYVTDSRLTSLIINTPFSVIYAFGHRQLQEPKYFEEEELKRKFSPFHENANFYQWPDSIQKPDQPENVCVIVLESFSKEYIGYFNGGNGYTPFLDSLLTQGLCFTNAFSNGKSSNQGIVAITSGIPVLMEEPFVSSVYQNNQIEGIGTILKGVGYSSAFFHGANNGSMQFDRLMAQAGIEHYYGRNEYGNDADFDGNWGIFDEPFLKWTANEMSTLKPPFYSQIFTISSHHPFTVPPQHKGQFKKGVIPMLEVVGYADYALKQFFAEAKKQPWYNNTLFILTADHPGPPLPEHEFYQEQVGSHSTWMLIYKPNGQFQGVNDKVTQQTDIPATVLDYIGYTGKFMAYGKSVFDTTEARFVYNYHSSDYMIITDDFALQFDGSKSIGLYQYKMDSSLNDNLIFEYPNITATMEEKLKAIIQTHHEAMVRNKLMPE, encoded by the coding sequence TTGAGGGAGCAACTTTTTCATATACAGGTTTTGTTAAAAAGGCTTGGCATCCTGTTACTGCTCTATTCGGTTTGCCGTGTACTGTTTTTTATCTTTAATAAAGATCTTTTCCCGCATATTCCGCCGGGTGATTTTCTGCAGATCATGTTTCATGGTATGCGGTTCGATATTTCCTCCATTATTTATGTGAATTTTATTTTTATTCTGATGCATATTTTGCCTAGCCCTTGGTTTGACAAAAATTGGTATCAGCGAATTCTCAGAATTTTGTTTTATGTATTTAATGGGATAGCATTGATGTTGGAAGCCTGCGACTTTATATATTACAGATATGGTTTAAAACGAACATCCACACATGAACTTGGATTAACCAGTGATACTAATATTTTACCTCAGGTAATTCAGGATTATTGGATAGTATTTGTGATCGCATTTTTATTAGTGGCTGCAATTGAATATTTATATCGCAAAACCGATCTGCACCGCGCTAAAAAATTAAAATTTACACTGCCAAGATTAATTCATTATCCCTATCAACTTGTATTTATGTTGGTGATCTTGGTTTTTTCTGTAATTGGAGCACGTGGTGGCATTCAGGCTAAACCATTATCACCGAACTCCGCCTCTTTATATGTAACGGATAGTCGTTTAACGTCTCTCATTATTAATACACCTTTTTCCGTAATTTATGCTTTCGGTCATAGACAATTACAAGAGCCAAAGTATTTTGAGGAAGAAGAACTTAAAAGAAAATTTTCACCTTTTCACGAGAATGCAAATTTTTATCAATGGCCTGATTCCATACAAAAGCCGGATCAACCTGAAAATGTTTGTGTAATTGTTCTCGAAAGTTTTTCCAAAGAATACATTGGATATTTTAATGGTGGAAACGGATACACTCCATTTCTTGATAGTTTATTAACACAAGGTTTATGTTTTACCAATGCGTTTTCCAACGGAAAATCATCCAACCAGGGAATAGTTGCAATTACAAGCGGAATTCCGGTATTAATGGAAGAACCATTTGTTTCTTCAGTTTATCAAAATAATCAGATTGAAGGAATAGGTACTATTTTAAAAGGAGTCGGTTATTCATCTGCTTTTTTTCATGGGGCAAACAATGGTTCCATGCAATTTGACCGATTAATGGCGCAAGCCGGTATTGAACATTATTATGGTAGAAATGAATATGGTAATGATGCCGATTTTGATGGTAATTGGGGGATTTTTGATGAACCTTTTTTGAAGTGGACCGCTAACGAAATGAGTACTTTGAAACCACCATTTTACAGCCAGATATTTACCATTTCATCCCATCATCCTTTCACAGTACCACCACAACATAAAGGCCAATTTAAGAAAGGTGTTATACCTATGTTGGAAGTTGTTGGATATGCAGATTATGCTCTTAAACAATTTTTCGCAGAAGCAAAAAAACAACCCTGGTATAATAATACCTTATTTATTTTAACTGCAGATCATCCCGGACCACCACTTCCTGAACATGAATTTTATCAGGAACAAGTTGGATCGCATTCAACATGGATGTTGATTTATAAACCAAACGGACAATTTCAAGGAGTTAACGACAAGGTTACGCAACAAACCGATATACCTGCAACAGTTTTAGATTATATCGGTTATACGGGTAAATTCATGGCATACGGAAAATCTGTTTTCGATACTACAGAAGCGCGTTTTGTGTATAATTATCACTCTTCTGATTATATGATAATAACGGATGATTTCGCCTTACAATTTGATGGGTCAAAATCAATTGGATTATATCAGTATAAAATGGATAGTTCGTTAAATGATAATCTGATATTTGAATATCCGAATATCACTGCAACAATGGAAGAAAAATTAAAAGCAATTATTCAAACCCACCACGAAGCGATGGTTAGGAATAAATTGATGCCGGAGTGA
- a CDS encoding T9SS type A sorting domain-containing protein, which produces MKTFLLFLFFIPIIGTTQVTLDWLEFTGGVAIATDATDNVYTVNWDYNPAGDISLTKLDADGNFQWVTSFDNTDITRHEVATWVETDNDNNIIVTGTIRSGFASPVNAASVIMKFNPSGVLLWRVVYESAFEGSYTKKCLIDADNNIYVLGLGNNGAGLVTKVKKFAPDGSTVWNYFNVAGIGAPQNFKFTPDNKLLISARGIIGSVNGYAKIDLDGNELWSFAGVLSLTVGDAAGDAFGNTYIINGEYVVVDAGSVITKLSPAGTVVWDEINGIAGTKVEVGNDNNPIVAGFPNGGSPGVAMIKYDQLGNIIWENLDADGAGFNLLLHAIMKLDPANNAYFAAGTLFEMAVCKVNADGSSDWVAHCSGGYANGFVFGNDYSIYVVGGITTAHFTQDPIVTCDTPIGLFTNNITTTKARLNWTIVPGAFQYEVWYKKSTAAVWKKKFVPGINNKLNLKNLQCNKNYVWQIRTICDTVGVDLVSAFSAVQNFTTAVCREEIAELTNAEMLLYPNPATNTSTIILPESGKYTCNILNMTGEIVYNEQFDIILKGESINLNLQNLSAGIYLVRVYNDMIQYTDQLVIQK; this is translated from the coding sequence ATGAAAACCTTTCTTTTATTTCTATTTTTTATACCGATCATCGGCACAACGCAAGTAACACTTGATTGGTTGGAATTTACAGGAGGTGTTGCTATCGCCACAGACGCCACCGATAATGTATATACTGTAAACTGGGATTATAATCCCGCAGGCGATATTTCACTTACTAAACTTGATGCAGATGGAAATTTTCAATGGGTAACTTCCTTCGATAATACTGACATCACGAGACATGAAGTTGCAACCTGGGTGGAAACAGATAATGATAACAATATTATTGTTACAGGAACAATTCGTTCAGGATTTGCTTCACCTGTAAATGCAGCAAGTGTGATCATGAAGTTTAATCCATCCGGAGTATTATTGTGGCGTGTTGTTTACGAATCTGCCTTTGAAGGTTCCTATACAAAAAAATGCCTTATTGATGCGGATAATAATATTTATGTTCTGGGATTAGGCAACAACGGTGCAGGTTTGGTAACCAAGGTTAAAAAATTTGCACCCGATGGATCTACAGTATGGAATTATTTTAATGTAGCGGGAATTGGTGCACCTCAAAATTTTAAATTCACACCCGACAATAAATTATTAATTTCAGCAAGAGGAATAATTGGCAGCGTAAACGGATATGCCAAAATAGATCTTGATGGAAATGAATTATGGAGTTTTGCCGGAGTGTTGAGTCTAACTGTTGGTGATGCAGCAGGAGACGCATTCGGTAATACTTATATAATAAATGGTGAATATGTAGTTGTTGATGCAGGAAGTGTCATCACAAAATTATCACCTGCGGGAACGGTTGTATGGGATGAAATAAACGGTATAGCCGGAACAAAAGTGGAAGTTGGAAATGACAACAACCCGATAGTTGCCGGATTTCCAAATGGTGGATCACCGGGTGTTGCCATGATCAAATACGACCAACTTGGAAATATAATTTGGGAAAATTTAGACGCCGACGGTGCCGGATTTAATTTGCTGCTGCACGCAATAATGAAATTGGATCCTGCAAATAATGCATATTTTGCAGCGGGAACATTATTTGAAATGGCAGTTTGTAAAGTAAATGCCGATGGAAGCAGCGATTGGGTTGCACATTGTTCAGGTGGTTATGCAAACGGTTTTGTTTTTGGAAATGATTATAGTATTTATGTTGTTGGCGGAATAACAACAGCGCACTTCACTCAAGATCCAATAGTTACCTGCGATACTCCTATTGGTCTGTTTACAAATAATATTACAACAACAAAAGCAAGATTAAACTGGACCATAGTTCCAGGTGCATTTCAATACGAAGTGTGGTACAAAAAATCTACCGCAGCAGTTTGGAAGAAAAAATTTGTACCCGGCATCAATAACAAATTAAATCTAAAAAATCTGCAGTGCAATAAAAATTATGTGTGGCAGATAAGAACAATTTGTGATACTGTTGGAGTTGATCTTGTATCAGCATTCTCTGCAGTTCAGAATTTCACAACTGCAGTATGCAGAGAGGAAATAGCTGAACTTACAAATGCGGAAATGTTGCTTTATCCAAACCCTGCCACAAATACGTCAACAATTATTTTACCTGAATCAGGGAAGTATACTTGTAATATCTTAAATATGACAGGAGAAATTGTGTATAATGAACAATTCGATATCATTTTAAAAGGAGAATCAATAAATTTAAATCTGCAAAATTTATCTGCGGGAATTTATTTGGTGAGAGTTTACAATGATATGATCCAATATACCGATCAACTTGTGATTCAAAAATAA
- a CDS encoding translation initiation factor has product MAKKNNDKFGFVFSTDPDFKFEKDKEKQNTLPPQQQDLRVWLEKNHRGGKTVCVIKNFIGSDEDLEKLGKELKTKCGTGGSVKDGEIIIQGDQRKKLGEILTKLGYKYKLAGG; this is encoded by the coding sequence ATGGCAAAAAAGAACAACGATAAGTTCGGTTTTGTTTTTTCTACAGATCCGGATTTTAAATTTGAAAAAGATAAAGAAAAACAAAATACACTTCCGCCTCAACAACAAGATCTAAGGGTGTGGTTGGAAAAAAATCACCGGGGAGGTAAAACTGTCTGTGTAATTAAAAATTTTATAGGATCCGATGAAGACCTCGAAAAACTCGGAAAGGAATTAAAAACAAAATGCGGCACAGGTGGCTCCGTTAAAGATGGTGAAATAATTATTCAAGGCGATCAACGTAAAAAATTGGGTGAGATATTAACTAAACTTGGATATAAATATAAGTTAGCAGGTGGGTAA
- a CDS encoding 1-aminocyclopropane-1-carboxylate deaminase/D-cysteine desulfhydrase has translation MTPISQIKYKGHSIDILRLDLAFPEIQGNKHFKLKYNLEEAKRSSIDTLLTFGGAFSNHIHATAVAGKKYQFKTIGIIRGEDDIKNPTLQFIRNEGMELLFVSREQYKNKYDKQFLQTLEEKYGQFYLIPEGGTNHLAVKGCSEILTGLENKFDQIFCASGTGGTLAGLISTPDLKSKITGISVLKGKDILTDNIKTLLQNNNNSNNVEWNINTDYHFGGYAKYDPTLLKFIKQFENNYTIKLDPIYTAKTCYAVFDLIDKQLIPSTEKICIIHTGGLQGWMGWNYRFAR, from the coding sequence ATGACTCCAATCTCTCAAATCAAATACAAAGGCCACTCCATAGATATTCTGCGTTTGGATCTTGCATTCCCCGAAATACAGGGAAATAAGCATTTCAAGTTGAAATACAATCTGGAAGAAGCAAAAAGATCATCTATTGATACACTACTCACATTTGGCGGAGCATTTTCCAACCATATTCACGCAACAGCTGTCGCAGGAAAAAAATATCAATTTAAAACTATAGGTATTATTAGGGGTGAGGATGATATAAAAAATCCCACCCTGCAATTTATACGCAATGAAGGCATGGAATTATTATTTGTTTCCCGTGAACAATATAAAAATAAATACGACAAACAATTTCTGCAAACCCTCGAAGAAAAATACGGTCAATTTTATTTAATCCCTGAAGGTGGAACAAATCATTTAGCAGTAAAAGGCTGTTCAGAAATATTAACTGGACTTGAAAATAAATTCGATCAAATTTTCTGTGCATCCGGCACAGGTGGAACACTTGCAGGATTAATTTCCACCCCTGATTTAAAATCAAAGATCACAGGGATCTCTGTTCTAAAAGGAAAAGATATTTTAACGGATAATATTAAAACGCTACTCCAAAATAATAACAATTCGAATAATGTAGAATGGAATATAAATACAGATTACCATTTCGGCGGATATGCCAAATACGACCCAACATTATTAAAATTCATTAAACAATTTGAAAACAATTACACCATCAAACTCGACCCAATTTACACTGCAAAAACTTGTTACGCAGTTTTTGATTTAATTGACAAACAATTAATACCCTCCACCGAAAAAATTTGCATCATTCATACAGGTGGATTACAAGGTTGGATGGGATGGAATTATCGGTTTGCCAGGTGA
- a CDS encoding DUF4783 domain-containing protein, which yields MIKFKFKKASILLLALPLMIFATATGDLDNISAAIKAGNSKALAEYFDNTVEVKIANKEGAYSKSQAEAIVKDFFAKNPPKTFKFIHDGPSGGNNAHYAIGSLGTDKGKFRTYVYLKKVGDKFVIQELSFENE from the coding sequence ATGATAAAATTTAAATTTAAAAAAGCATCTATTCTTCTGTTGGCATTGCCACTTATGATATTTGCAACAGCAACAGGCGATCTGGATAATATTTCTGCCGCTATTAAAGCCGGAAATTCAAAAGCCTTAGCTGAATATTTCGACAATACTGTTGAAGTTAAGATCGCCAATAAAGAAGGTGCATACAGTAAAAGCCAGGCAGAAGCGATCGTAAAAGACTTTTTTGCTAAAAATCCACCTAAAACATTCAAATTTATTCACGATGGACCATCAGGTGGTAATAATGCCCATTATGCCATTGGCTCACTGGGAACAGATAAGGGTAAATTCAGGACTTATGTTTACCTGAAAAAAGTGGGTGATAAATTCGTGATCCAGGAATTAAGTTTCGAAAATGAGTAG
- the nadC gene encoding carboxylating nicotinate-nucleotide diphosphorylase, producing the protein MSSVEIWDMLDIIDEALIEDIQEGDHTTLATIDHEATGTAKLLVKQPGIIAGVELAEQILKHVNPELEVDIVIPDGAKVEPGDIAFTVFGRVQALLVAERTMLNFMQRMSGIATKTNTFVQKRHTNAKILDTRKTTPGLRNFEKWAVRIGGGHNHRMGLYDMIMIKDNHIDFCGGIENAITKVRQYLQDNELELKIEVETRNIEEVWQVLRTGGVDRIMLDNFAVNNMKEAVEAISGQFETEASGGINIDTVLNYAETGVDFISIGELTHSVNSLDLSFKAVMD; encoded by the coding sequence ATGAGTAGTGTTGAGATATGGGATATGCTCGATATTATTGACGAGGCCCTGATAGAAGACATACAAGAAGGTGACCATACCACATTGGCCACCATTGATCATGAAGCCACAGGTACTGCGAAACTTTTGGTAAAACAACCAGGAATAATTGCAGGTGTCGAATTAGCAGAACAGATTTTAAAACATGTCAACCCCGAACTCGAGGTTGACATTGTTATTCCCGACGGTGCCAAGGTGGAACCGGGAGATATTGCTTTTACTGTTTTTGGTAGAGTACAGGCTCTTTTAGTTGCCGAGCGCACCATGCTCAATTTTATGCAACGAATGAGTGGTATTGCAACAAAGACCAACACTTTTGTGCAAAAGCGACATACCAATGCCAAGATCCTGGATACCAGAAAAACTACCCCGGGCTTGCGGAACTTTGAGAAATGGGCGGTAAGAATTGGTGGGGGACATAATCATCGTATGGGTTTATACGATATGATCATGATCAAGGATAACCATATTGATTTTTGTGGAGGTATTGAGAATGCTATCACTAAAGTTCGACAATATCTTCAGGACAATGAACTTGAACTAAAAATAGAAGTGGAAACCCGCAATATAGAAGAGGTTTGGCAGGTGCTTAGAACCGGTGGAGTGGATCGTATTATGCTGGATAATTTTGCTGTTAACAATATGAAGGAAGCCGTAGAAGCAATTTCCGGGCAATTTGAAACGGAAGCCTCCGGGGGCATCAACATAGATACAGTGCTCAATTATGCTGAAACCGGAGTTGATTTTATTTCCATAGGTGAACTTACACATTCGGTGAACAGTCTTGACCTTAGTTTTAAGGCAGTTATGGACTAA
- a CDS encoding dipeptidase, which yields MDFINNYIETNKDRLLEELLTLLRIPSVSADPKYKEDVARCAEAVAESLRKAGADNVEVCPTAGHPIVFGQKIIDPSKPTVLCYGHYDVQPADPVSLWDSPPFEPVIKDGNIYARGACDDKGQVYMHVKAFEAMMQNNALPCNIKFIIEGEEEVGSAHLGGFISENKEKLKCDVILISDTSIIANDVPSITVGLRGLSYMEVEVTGPNRDLHSGVYGGSVANPINTLCDMISSLIDKDGHITVKGFYDDVEIVSEAERKEMSKTPFDLEEYKKDLGVNEVKGEKDYTSLERVSIRPTLDVNGIWGGYTGEGSKTVLPSKAFAKISMRLVPNQESHKIADLFEAHFKAIAPDYVKVKVTHHHGGEPVVVPMDFPALQASAKAMEKTFGKKPIPTREGGSIPIVALFEKVLGAKSILMGFGLNSDNIHSPNEKYGLFNYYKGIETLPWFFKYYSEME from the coding sequence ATGGATTTCATCAATAATTACATTGAAACAAATAAGGATCGTTTGTTGGAAGAGTTGCTAACTCTGTTACGCATACCAAGCGTAAGCGCCGACCCAAAATATAAAGAAGACGTGGCGCGATGTGCTGAAGCAGTTGCCGAAAGTTTGCGAAAAGCCGGTGCCGATAATGTGGAAGTTTGCCCTACTGCCGGTCACCCGATCGTTTTCGGACAAAAAATAATTGATCCCTCAAAACCCACTGTTTTGTGTTACGGACATTATGATGTTCAACCTGCCGATCCTGTTTCACTTTGGGATTCACCACCATTTGAACCGGTAATTAAAGATGGAAATATTTATGCTCGCGGCGCTTGTGATGATAAAGGTCAGGTTTACATGCACGTAAAAGCATTTGAAGCAATGATGCAGAATAATGCCTTGCCTTGTAATATTAAATTTATTATAGAAGGAGAGGAGGAAGTTGGTTCTGCACATTTAGGAGGATTTATTTCAGAAAATAAAGAAAAATTAAAATGTGATGTGATATTAATTTCCGATACTTCCATTATTGCAAACGATGTTCCGAGCATAACTGTTGGTTTACGTGGATTGAGTTATATGGAAGTGGAAGTAACAGGCCCGAATCGCGATCTGCATTCCGGGGTTTATGGTGGCAGTGTTGCAAATCCTATTAATACTTTATGTGATATGATCTCTTCATTAATTGATAAGGACGGTCATATTACTGTGAAAGGATTTTATGATGATGTGGAAATTGTTTCCGAAGCAGAAAGAAAAGAAATGAGCAAAACTCCTTTCGATCTCGAAGAATATAAAAAAGATCTCGGTGTAAATGAAGTGAAGGGAGAAAAAGATTATACATCACTGGAACGCGTTTCTATACGTCCAACATTAGATGTGAACGGAATTTGGGGAGGATATACCGGTGAAGGAAGTAAAACAGTTTTACCTTCCAAAGCCTTCGCAAAAATTTCGATGCGATTGGTTCCTAATCAGGAATCACATAAAATTGCAGACCTTTTTGAAGCACATTTTAAAGCTATTGCACCCGATTATGTAAAAGTTAAAGTAACACATCATCACGGCGGTGAACCTGTTGTGGTTCCGATGGATTTTCCGGCATTACAGGCAAGTGCAAAAGCAATGGAAAAAACTTTTGGTAAAAAACCAATTCCAACTCGCGAGGGAGGAAGTATTCCAATTGTTGCTTTATTCGAAAAGGTATTAGGAGCAAAAAGTATTTTAATGGGATTTGGATTAAATAGTGATAATATTCACTCACCAAATGAAAAATACGGTTTATTCAATTATTATAAAGGAATAGAAACTCTGCCCTGGTTTTTTAAATATTATTCGGAGATGGAGTAA
- a CDS encoding GIY-YIG nuclease family protein yields the protein MPLPFCVYILFSEKDKLLYTGYTSNIEQRIINHNNGGAISTRNRTPLKLIFCEFYLFEEDARKREKYFKTTMGKKTIKLMLANSLLKMGYKSLGVQISDDET from the coding sequence ATGCCCTTGCCTTTTTGTGTTTATATTCTTTTCAGTGAAAAAGATAAATTATTGTACACAGGATATACCTCCAACATTGAACAGCGAATTATTAATCACAATAACGGTGGAGCAATTAGTACCCGAAATAGAACTCCGTTAAAATTAATTTTTTGTGAATTTTATTTATTTGAAGAAGATGCCAGAAAGAGAGAAAAATATTTTAAAACAACCATGGGGAAAAAAACTATTAAACTTATGCTTGCGAATTCTCTTTTAAAGATGGGATACAAAAGCTTGGGTGTTCAAATATCGGATGATGAAACTTGA
- a CDS encoding 2,3-bisphosphoglycerate-independent phosphoglycerate mutase gives MEPNKRAMLIIMDGWGHGKNAAASAIAQANTPNVNSYYKKYPNAELRTDGEFVGLPEGQMGNSEVGHLNLGAGRIVYQELQRISKDIKNGVLAQNQVLLNAITYANTYNKNIHLMGLVSDGGVHSHINHLIGLCEILKEKNANMDKVFIHAFTDGRDCDPKSGSGFINKLESTLKITGGKIASVCGRYFAMDRDKRWERIKLAYDLLINGIGTPTKDPAKSLEDNYKADVTDEFIKPIVCVDDNNEPITKIIAGDVVIVFNFRTDRCRQITSVLTQHDFPEFEMFKKDLYYITMSMYDHSWTNIGVLFEKQDITKTMGEIIEDNKLTQIRIAETEKYPHVTFFFSGGREKEFEGESRIMIPSPKVATYDLQPEMSAYLVKDAIVAELNNKSADFICLNFANADMVGHTGVFSAAVKACEAVDVCVGEVVEAALNNNYNVILTADHGNSDNEINEDGSPNTQHSTNPVPVFYISNDKRFTSIKDGKLGDIAPTLLNIMGLIIPPEMSGEILVR, from the coding sequence ATGGAACCAAATAAACGTGCTATGCTCATCATCATGGATGGGTGGGGACATGGTAAAAATGCTGCGGCTTCTGCTATTGCTCAGGCGAATACTCCGAATGTAAATAGTTATTACAAAAAATACCCAAACGCTGAATTGAGAACGGATGGCGAATTTGTTGGATTACCGGAAGGACAAATGGGAAACAGTGAAGTTGGACATCTTAATTTAGGAGCGGGAAGAATTGTGTATCAGGAATTACAAAGAATTTCCAAGGATATAAAGAATGGTGTTCTTGCTCAAAATCAAGTGTTATTGAATGCAATTACCTATGCGAATACTTATAATAAAAATATTCATTTAATGGGTTTGGTGAGTGATGGTGGTGTGCATTCGCATATAAATCATCTTATTGGTCTATGTGAAATATTAAAAGAAAAAAATGCGAACATGGATAAAGTTTTTATTCATGCATTTACGGATGGGCGCGATTGTGATCCTAAAAGCGGCAGTGGTTTCATTAATAAATTGGAATCCACTTTAAAAATTACCGGTGGAAAAATTGCAAGTGTTTGTGGGAGATATTTTGCAATGGACAGAGATAAACGCTGGGAACGGATCAAACTTGCCTATGATCTTTTAATAAACGGTATCGGCACTCCCACTAAAGATCCGGCAAAAAGTCTGGAGGATAATTATAAGGCAGATGTTACGGATGAATTTATAAAACCCATTGTTTGTGTGGATGATAATAATGAACCAATAACAAAAATTATTGCAGGAGATGTTGTGATCGTATTTAATTTCAGAACTGATAGATGCAGACAAATTACTTCCGTATTAACACAACATGACTTTCCGGAATTTGAAATGTTTAAAAAAGATCTGTATTATATTACTATGTCGATGTATGATCACAGCTGGACAAATATTGGTGTGTTATTTGAAAAACAAGATATTACCAAAACGATGGGAGAAATAATTGAGGATAATAAATTGACACAGATAAGGATTGCCGAAACAGAAAAATATCCGCATGTTACTTTTTTCTTTAGCGGAGGAAGAGAAAAAGAATTTGAAGGTGAAAGCAGGATCATGATACCATCACCTAAAGTTGCAACATACGATCTTCAACCGGAAATGAGTGCTTATCTTGTAAAAGATGCAATAGTTGCAGAGTTGAATAATAAGTCGGCGGATTTTATTTGTCTCAATTTCGCCAATGCTGATATGGTTGGACATACCGGTGTTTTTTCCGCAGCGGTAAAAGCGTGTGAAGCAGTTGATGTCTGTGTTGGGGAAGTTGTGGAAGCTGCATTAAATAATAATTACAATGTGATACTTACAGCAGATCACGGGAATTCTGATAATGAAATAAATGAAGATGGTTCCCCGAATACACAACATTCCACAAATCCTGTTCCGGTATTTTATATTTCCAATGATAAAAGATTTACTTCAATAAAAGATGGAAAGCTGGGTGATATTGCTCCTACCCTATTAAACATTATGGGATTGATAATTCCGCCTGAAATGAGCGGAGAGATCTTGGTGCGTTGA
- a CDS encoding diacylglycerol kinase family lipid kinase, which produces MKKNILFIVNPVAGVKRKDKIPPLINKYLDHNKFNYEVIYTESRGHATEIARQAVLDKFDVVAVAGGDGSVNEVATGLLGSETALAIIPSGSGNGLARHLGYSINIRSTLEIINEFQLKKIDVCKVNEAYFFSLIGIGFDAFVAKVFSKEETRGFLTYFWSAIKSISSFEPFEYSFNSEERSFKGKAFMMNLCNSNQYGYNVKVAPFASLNDGLMDIVLVDNIPKWKVPFAVIQVFTGTHLKSKHFTTFKTKEVLIESPNYIYLQIDGETVPKDKSFKVSIIPEGLNVLVNSKK; this is translated from the coding sequence GTGAAAAAAAATATTTTATTTATTGTTAACCCTGTTGCGGGAGTAAAAAGAAAGGATAAGATCCCTCCGCTCATAAATAAATATCTCGATCATAATAAATTTAATTACGAAGTAATTTATACAGAAAGCCGCGGTCACGCTACAGAAATTGCGCGACAGGCAGTGCTTGATAAATTTGACGTAGTTGCTGTTGCAGGTGGAGATGGTAGCGTAAATGAAGTTGCAACGGGTTTACTGGGAAGTGAAACTGCACTGGCAATTATTCCCAGTGGTTCCGGAAACGGACTTGCAAGGCATCTCGGATATTCCATAAATATCAGATCAACTTTGGAGATTATTAATGAGTTTCAATTAAAGAAAATTGATGTTTGTAAAGTGAATGAGGCGTATTTTTTTAGCCTGATCGGAATTGGATTTGATGCATTCGTTGCAAAAGTTTTCAGCAAAGAGGAAACAAGAGGTTTTTTAACTTATTTCTGGAGCGCCATTAAAAGTATTTCCTCTTTCGAACCCTTTGAATATTCATTCAATTCAGAAGAAAGATCATTTAAAGGCAAAGCTTTTATGATGAATTTGTGTAATTCAAATCAATATGGATACAATGTAAAAGTTGCGCCCTTCGCAAGTTTGAACGATGGTTTAATGGATATTGTTTTGGTGGATAATATTCCAAAATGGAAAGTACCCTTTGCTGTGATACAGGTTTTTACCGGAACTCATTTGAAAAGTAAACATTTTACTACCTTCAAAACAAAGGAAGTATTAATTGAATCTCCAAATTATATTTATTTACAAATAGACGGTGAAACAGTGCCAAAAGATAAATCGTTTAAGGTAAGTATTATTCCGGAGGGATTAAATGTATTGGTAAATTCAAAAAAATAA
- a CDS encoding LysM peptidoglycan-binding domain-containing protein, which yields MKIFEANRDKLNDPNMIKVGQELVIPN from the coding sequence ATGAAAATATTTGAAGCCAACAGAGATAAACTGAACGACCCGAATATGATAAAGGTTGGACAGGAATTGGTTATACCAAATTAA